A genomic stretch from Pontivivens ytuae includes:
- a CDS encoding FecCD family ABC transporter permease — MSRSAAIPALGLGLLMALTAAIGLGSSWIGPERILAVLIGEGSRTDAIIVSTLRAPRALLALLAGAALALAGALLQRATRNPLASPAVLGLVDGGAVGVLVFLLVFSDEANALTVSIAWQPVAAALGAFAAAAVIGILAQRRGWQARELILYGVAVAAFCAAIATLLMIAGPVYRAGQALIWLAGSVHQAHWADVAVLAGVLAIAAPALVLMLRPLDQMLLDGGSAMATGLRPIATRIVALAMAAVLTAAAVSFAGGIAFVGLIAPHAAHRLVGPRAALHLPATALLGATIVLCADIVARLAFAPIELPTGLVTALIGAPYFLYLLLRRPAHV, encoded by the coding sequence ATGAGCCGGTCCGCTGCCATCCCCGCGCTCGGCCTCGGGCTGCTCATGGCCCTCACTGCCGCCATCGGGCTAGGGAGCTCGTGGATCGGGCCCGAGAGGATCCTCGCGGTGCTGATCGGGGAAGGGAGCCGCACCGATGCGATCATCGTCAGCACGCTTCGGGCGCCCCGTGCCCTTTTGGCTTTGCTGGCTGGCGCTGCCCTCGCCTTGGCGGGAGCGCTCCTCCAGCGCGCCACGCGCAATCCCCTCGCGTCGCCGGCGGTGCTCGGGCTGGTCGATGGAGGGGCGGTCGGCGTGCTTGTCTTCCTGCTGGTGTTCTCCGATGAGGCAAATGCGCTGACGGTGTCCATCGCATGGCAGCCGGTGGCCGCGGCCCTCGGTGCCTTCGCCGCCGCGGCCGTGATCGGCATTCTGGCGCAGCGACGCGGCTGGCAGGCGCGGGAGCTGATCCTCTACGGCGTCGCCGTCGCTGCATTCTGCGCTGCGATCGCGACCCTCCTGATGATTGCGGGACCTGTCTATCGGGCTGGACAGGCTCTCATCTGGCTGGCGGGCTCGGTGCATCAGGCGCACTGGGCGGACGTGGCCGTGCTGGCCGGGGTGCTGGCCATCGCTGCGCCCGCGCTTGTCCTGATGCTGCGTCCGCTCGATCAGATGCTGCTTGATGGTGGGAGCGCGATGGCAACGGGGCTGAGGCCCATTGCAACCCGGATCGTGGCGCTCGCGATGGCGGCGGTGCTGACCGCGGCGGCGGTGTCCTTCGCTGGCGGGATCGCCTTTGTTGGGCTCATCGCGCCGCACGCGGCCCACCGGCTTGTGGGGCCACGCGCCGCCTTGCACCTGCCGGCGACGGCGCTGCTTGGTGCGACGATCGTGCTGTGCGCCGACATCGTGGCTCGGCTGGCCTTTGCCCCGATCGAGCTTCCGACCGGGCTGGTGACGGCCTTGATCGGAGCACCCTACTTCCTCTACTTGCTGCTGAGACGTCCTGCCCATGTCTGA
- a CDS encoding FecCD family ABC transporter permease, whose translation MALAAIASLHLGLNMYGPRDVATALFSPSNETTDIVIRNLRVPRTVLACLVGASLGIAGAVMQSCTRNPLAEPGLMGVNAGAAFALVAALSLFGVETFLLLSAIAAAGAVLASLLVFGLALSARAVGPGQVLLAGVTVAALLASLTQMLLVTDEQALEALLFWLAGSFADRPVEVLLPGASLLLLTTVALVPMIRALDALALSDEAAQAIGVSVTRTRLVGLGLAALMAGLCVALAGPVAFAGLLAPHLARLMGARGHAQLLPIAALLGALTCLLADVAARMVIMPGEAPVGVLLALLGAPTLIVLLDRRRAGRAEA comes from the coding sequence TTGGCGCTGGCAGCGATCGCGAGCCTGCATCTTGGCTTGAACATGTACGGCCCCCGAGACGTCGCTACGGCGCTGTTTTCTCCGTCGAATGAGACGACCGATATCGTGATCCGCAACCTGCGCGTGCCGCGCACGGTGCTTGCCTGTCTCGTCGGCGCATCGCTGGGCATTGCGGGGGCGGTCATGCAGAGTTGCACGCGCAATCCGCTGGCCGAGCCGGGATTGATGGGGGTGAATGCAGGTGCTGCCTTCGCACTGGTCGCGGCCCTCAGCCTCTTCGGTGTCGAGACCTTTCTGCTGCTCAGCGCCATTGCGGCGGCAGGTGCGGTGCTGGCAAGCCTTCTGGTCTTCGGTCTCGCCCTCTCGGCACGCGCGGTGGGGCCCGGACAGGTGCTTCTTGCCGGTGTCACCGTGGCAGCACTGCTCGCCTCGCTGACGCAAATGCTGCTGGTGACGGATGAGCAGGCATTGGAGGCGCTGCTGTTCTGGCTCGCAGGGAGTTTTGCCGATCGACCTGTGGAGGTGCTCCTGCCAGGCGCGTCCCTCCTGCTTCTGACCACCGTCGCGCTGGTGCCGATGATCCGTGCGTTGGATGCGCTCGCGCTGTCGGACGAGGCCGCACAGGCCATAGGCGTCTCGGTGACGCGGACGCGGTTGGTGGGTCTTGGGCTCGCCGCGCTGATGGCCGGTCTTTGCGTCGCGCTGGCAGGACCGGTCGCGTTTGCGGGCCTTCTCGCACCGCATCTGGCCCGTCTGATGGGCGCGCGCGGTCATGCGCAGCTGCTGCCCATAGCAGCTCTGCTCGGCGCGCTGACCTGTCTTCTTGCCGATGTCGCGGCGCGCATGGTGATCATGCCTGGCGAAGCGCCGGTGGGTGTCCTGCTTGCTCTGCTCGGGGCGCCGACGTTGATTGTGCTCCTCGATCGCCGCCGCGCCGGACGGGCCGAAGCATGA
- a CDS encoding ABC transporter substrate-binding protein, with protein MRLIAFTFSSLLCAVAAIAQPVEHAMGTTEVPEDPRRVVVLTNEGTEALLALGITPVGAAQSWTGDPWYDHIDAQMSDAAPLGKENQVNLELLAALEPDLILANKQRHEEIYPQLSTIAPTVVSERLRGDWRANFELYAEAVGEAQTGARLLAAFDERVQDLTDALGPRLDEEVSVIRFMPGHIRIYQKDSFSGFILQEIGFARPELQDVDEFAMRVGKESIPQMGGDRIFHFTYDAGDGEGLANAEDALSDPLWQALPAVQRGDVVPVNDAVWNTAGGILAANLMLDDIARIYDLPEQ; from the coding sequence ATGCGGTTGATCGCCTTCACCTTTTCGTCCCTCCTCTGCGCTGTCGCGGCCATCGCCCAACCTGTCGAACACGCGATGGGAACGACGGAGGTGCCCGAGGATCCACGACGCGTCGTCGTGCTGACGAACGAGGGGACGGAGGCGCTGCTCGCCCTCGGCATCACGCCAGTGGGAGCGGCACAGTCCTGGACCGGCGATCCGTGGTACGACCACATTGATGCGCAGATGAGCGATGCCGCTCCTCTAGGCAAAGAGAACCAGGTCAATCTCGAACTGCTGGCCGCGCTTGAACCCGATCTGATCCTCGCCAACAAGCAGCGACACGAGGAGATCTACCCTCAGCTCTCCACCATCGCCCCGACTGTGGTGTCGGAGCGTCTACGCGGCGACTGGCGCGCGAATTTCGAGCTCTATGCGGAGGCCGTGGGCGAGGCGCAGACGGGTGCGCGCCTCCTTGCCGCGTTCGATGAGCGGGTGCAGGATCTCACCGACGCGCTCGGCCCCCGTCTCGATGAGGAGGTCTCCGTCATCCGCTTCATGCCCGGGCACATCCGGATCTACCAGAAGGACAGTTTCTCAGGTTTCATTCTTCAGGAGATCGGCTTCGCCCGGCCCGAATTGCAGGACGTGGACGAATTCGCGATGCGCGTGGGCAAGGAGAGCATTCCGCAGATGGGTGGCGACCGCATCTTCCACTTCACCTATGACGCAGGCGACGGCGAGGGTCTCGCGAATGCCGAGGATGCGCTGTCCGACCCGCTCTGGCAGGCGCTGCCCGCCGTTCAGCGCGGTGATGTCGTTCCTGTGAATGACGCGGTCTGGAACACCGCAGGCGGCATCCTCGCGGCCAACCTGATGCTCGACGACATCGCGCGGATCTATGATCTGCCCGAGCAGTGA
- a CDS encoding IclR family transcriptional regulator encodes MTDQSPTRGRGVQSVEVSVNLLTALARHPGPMALSQLAAEVGMAPAKVHRYLASFVETGMVQHRRSGSYDLGPRAAEIGTAAIARIDPVNRAADALPELVEATGFTALLAVWGNLGPTIVRWEKAAVPLVTMLGLGSVLPVTRSATGHAFMAHMPDRLLTDVVAAEAPERTLEDFGDLRMSVREAGLAMADQDFIPGLFALAAPILDLQSRPAAVVTLISTTRDLLDEEHPARMRLVAFAAS; translated from the coding sequence GTGACTGATCAGAGCCCGACCCGCGGCCGCGGCGTGCAATCGGTGGAGGTCTCCGTCAACCTGCTGACGGCTCTTGCGCGCCACCCTGGTCCTATGGCGCTCTCACAACTCGCAGCCGAGGTCGGGATGGCACCCGCCAAGGTGCATCGCTATCTGGCGAGCTTCGTCGAGACAGGCATGGTTCAGCATCGCCGAAGCGGTAGCTATGACCTCGGTCCGCGCGCGGCGGAGATCGGAACCGCCGCGATTGCACGGATCGATCCGGTGAACCGGGCCGCCGATGCGCTGCCCGAACTGGTGGAGGCCACAGGATTCACGGCCCTGCTCGCCGTCTGGGGCAATCTCGGCCCGACGATCGTGCGCTGGGAAAAGGCAGCCGTACCGCTCGTCACGATGCTCGGGCTCGGCTCCGTTCTGCCGGTTACACGGTCGGCAACAGGGCATGCCTTCATGGCTCATATGCCGGACCGGCTGCTGACAGACGTTGTTGCAGCCGAAGCACCCGAGCGCACCCTCGAAGACTTCGGTGATCTGCGTATGAGCGTTCGCGAAGCTGGCCTCGCGATGGCCGATCAGGACTTCATCCCTGGCCTCTTCGCGCTTGCCGCGCCGATCCTCGATCTCCAGTCGCGCCCGGCGGCCGTCGTCACATTGATCTCGACCACCCGCGATCTTCTGGATGAAGAGCATCCGGCCAGGATGAGGCTGGTGGCGTTCGCCGCGTCCTGA
- a CDS encoding acyl-CoA thioesterase gives MDSAFHEMTTALGFDQAALPAHGVFATPLRDAGATFHAPARPNAHLDLSVRITRMGTSSFSLGYAFTDTGRAIAEGREDRVCVRQEADGGITKAPLPPKIRALLETYRD, from the coding sequence ATGGATTCGGCTTTTCACGAGATGACGACAGCGCTTGGGTTCGATCAGGCGGCGCTTCCAGCGCATGGAGTCTTCGCAACGCCTTTGCGCGACGCCGGCGCAACGTTCCATGCGCCAGCGCGCCCCAATGCTCACCTCGACCTGTCCGTACGCATCACTCGGATGGGCACGTCCAGCTTTTCGCTCGGTTACGCCTTCACCGATACAGGTCGCGCGATTGCCGAGGGACGCGAAGATCGGGTATGCGTCCGCCAAGAGGCTGACGGTGGCATCACCAAGGCACCTCTTCCACCGAAGATCCGAGCTTTGCTGGAGACCTATCGTGACTGA
- a CDS encoding FAD-dependent monooxygenase: MRIAVIGAGPAGLYAAILLKRMRADLELRVYEQNPPDATFGFGVVFSDQALDFLRADDADTADLIEPHMQRWSDIVLNHQRTRITIDGVGFAGIGRLELLQLLRQRAAELGIHPEYGARIGVDALPDADLVIGADGLNSIIREAAPAAFGARMEELDNRFVWYGADREYDALTQTFIETPHGPMNAHHYSYAPGRSTFIIEMGPDTFASSGFANMPEPDYRVACEVLFAEHLEGACLIPNNSVWRRFPNLSCETWHHGNQVLIGDALHTAHFSIGSGTRLALEDVIALARALEDADWNISAALPAYQAARAPVLAKITSAARRSAAWYEDFGDHMALDPWPFALSYIRRAGRLDSARLRQLAPDFSAALEARGINLEAA; encoded by the coding sequence ATGAGGATCGCCGTGATCGGCGCAGGCCCAGCCGGGCTCTACGCCGCCATTCTGCTCAAGCGGATGCGGGCTGATCTGGAACTCCGCGTCTACGAGCAGAACCCGCCGGATGCGACCTTCGGCTTCGGGGTGGTCTTCTCGGATCAGGCGCTCGATTTCCTGAGGGCTGATGACGCCGACACGGCGGATCTGATCGAGCCGCATATGCAGCGCTGGTCCGACATCGTCCTCAACCATCAAAGGACCCGGATCACCATCGACGGCGTCGGCTTTGCCGGGATCGGGCGCCTCGAACTGCTGCAACTCCTGCGTCAGCGGGCAGCGGAACTCGGCATTCATCCCGAATACGGCGCGCGGATCGGTGTTGACGCGCTGCCCGACGCTGATCTCGTCATCGGCGCCGACGGGCTGAACAGCATCATCCGGGAGGCCGCACCGGCCGCGTTCGGCGCACGGATGGAAGAGCTGGACAATCGGTTTGTCTGGTATGGCGCCGACCGCGAATACGATGCGCTCACGCAGACCTTCATCGAAACGCCACATGGGCCGATGAATGCGCACCACTACAGCTACGCGCCCGGGCGCTCGACCTTCATCATCGAGATGGGGCCTGACACATTCGCCTCATCAGGCTTCGCGAACATGCCCGAACCGGACTACCGGGTCGCTTGTGAGGTCCTCTTTGCGGAGCATTTGGAGGGCGCGTGCTTGATCCCGAACAATTCGGTCTGGCGCCGCTTCCCGAACCTCTCATGCGAGACCTGGCATCACGGTAACCAGGTCCTGATCGGGGACGCTTTGCACACCGCACACTTCTCCATTGGCTCCGGCACGCGGCTCGCGCTGGAGGACGTGATCGCGCTGGCGCGTGCACTTGAGGACGCCGATTGGAACATATCCGCCGCGCTGCCGGCCTATCAGGCGGCGCGGGCTCCGGTGCTTGCCAAGATCACTTCGGCGGCCCGCCGCTCCGCCGCTTGGTACGAGGATTTCGGCGACCATATGGCGCTCGACCCCTGGCCGTTCGCACTGAGCTACATCCGCCGGGCAGGCCGTCTCGACAGCGCCCGCCTCCGCCAGCTGGCCCCGGATTTCAGCGCGGCGCTGGAAGCCCGTGGCATCAACTTGGAGGCCGCGTGA
- a CDS encoding benzoate-CoA ligase family protein: MTPEALADATEFVLPERYNASRLLWDNLPERGDRTAVIHEGDRLTYAELAAEAARIGNHLLSLGCRPGERVLLFLDDELAYPAAIMGAMRAGLVPMLINTLSPADLIRFFLEDSEAVAALVSEPFVGLFSSGAMEGTQCRYVLSAADRPWAEAPTVLEEYPTGRRDMAFWMYSSGSTGRPKGVVHKHEDAAYTAHTYARRILRIGAGDVCFSIPKIFFAYGFGNSVTFPMSVGAAAVLLSGRPTPERCFAAIRNGRPTLLFGLPTLYTALAADPGIETADMSSVRLFISAAEVLSSELARDWKGRFDRPIIEGLGSTEMLHIYLSNDADEQRAGSAGRVVPGYDVRLVTPEGRTAEPGEEGVMQVMGLSGAEFYWNRPDKTAETMKDGWLDTGDRFIRDADGFYFFRGRADDLVKVSGQWVHPLEIEWVLNDHPDVREACVQAVELPDRRLTIKAWITPVDTGSDALARDLRAYAKSRLLPHKYPREIVFLDHLPKTGTDKIDRQALLRMNASENPPAQTGELT; this comes from the coding sequence ATGACACCCGAAGCCCTCGCCGATGCGACGGAATTCGTGCTGCCCGAGCGCTACAACGCGTCGCGTCTGCTCTGGGATAACCTGCCGGAGCGCGGGGACCGCACCGCGGTTATCCACGAGGGGGACCGGCTGACATATGCCGAGCTGGCGGCCGAGGCGGCGCGGATCGGCAACCATCTGCTCAGCCTTGGATGCAGACCCGGCGAGCGTGTCCTTCTCTTTCTGGATGACGAGCTCGCCTATCCGGCGGCGATCATGGGGGCGATGCGCGCCGGGCTGGTGCCGATGCTCATCAACACCCTCTCGCCCGCCGACCTCATCCGCTTCTTTCTGGAGGATAGTGAAGCGGTCGCTGCTCTCGTGTCCGAGCCGTTCGTGGGGCTCTTTTCCTCGGGAGCCATGGAGGGAACCCAGTGCAGGTATGTGCTCTCTGCAGCCGATCGGCCTTGGGCGGAGGCGCCCACTGTTCTTGAGGAATATCCTACCGGTCGCCGCGATATGGCGTTCTGGATGTATTCCTCCGGTTCGACCGGACGTCCGAAAGGCGTGGTCCACAAGCATGAGGATGCCGCCTATACGGCGCACACCTATGCGCGGCGCATCCTGCGCATCGGTGCTGGAGATGTCTGTTTTTCCATCCCCAAGATCTTCTTCGCCTATGGCTTTGGCAACTCGGTGACCTTCCCTATGAGCGTCGGGGCGGCGGCTGTTCTGCTCTCCGGCCGCCCGACGCCGGAGCGGTGCTTTGCCGCCATACGCAATGGGCGTCCGACGCTGCTTTTCGGGTTGCCGACGCTCTACACCGCACTCGCCGCGGATCCCGGGATCGAGACGGCGGACATGTCCAGCGTCCGGCTCTTCATCTCGGCTGCTGAAGTCCTGTCCTCAGAGCTCGCCCGGGACTGGAAAGGCCGGTTCGACCGCCCGATCATCGAGGGGCTCGGCTCCACAGAGATGCTGCACATCTACCTGTCGAACGATGCGGACGAGCAGCGCGCGGGGTCTGCCGGGCGCGTCGTGCCGGGCTATGACGTCCGGCTCGTGACACCTGAAGGGCGCACCGCAGAACCGGGCGAGGAAGGTGTCATGCAGGTCATGGGCCTGTCAGGCGCGGAATTCTACTGGAACCGCCCCGACAAAACCGCCGAGACGATGAAGGATGGCTGGCTCGACACGGGCGACCGTTTCATCCGGGATGCCGACGGTTTCTACTTCTTCCGGGGTCGGGCAGACGATCTCGTCAAGGTGTCCGGGCAATGGGTCCATCCGCTGGAAATCGAGTGGGTGCTGAACGACCACCCCGATGTTCGGGAGGCTTGCGTTCAGGCGGTCGAGCTCCCTGACCGCCGTTTGACCATCAAGGCCTGGATCACGCCCGTGGACACCGGCAGCGACGCGCTCGCCCGCGATCTGCGTGCCTATGCGAAGTCCCGCCTGCTTCCCCACAAGTACCCGCGCGAGATCGTCTTCCTCGATCATCTGCCGAAGACCGGGACCGACAAGATCGATCGGCAGGCGCTGCTGCGCATGAACGCCTCCGAAAACCCGCCCGCACAGACAGGAGAACTGACATGA
- the gtdA gene encoding gentisate 1,2-dioxygenase, with translation MSLETPPATTAERQAFYDAIEPESMRALWSVMAGIITPEPRSDCVPVKWSYDSVRARLLEAADLITAKEAERRVLILENPGLKGSSKVTTSLYCGIQCVMPGEVAPAHRHTQSALRFVLESAGGFTAVGGEKTEMSFGDFVITPNWEWHDHGNDTDAPIFWLDGLDIPVVQFLDASFAEGLGEDQQAITQPTGDSIARYGANMLPLGYEKATPTSPIFNYPYERSREALEQMRKAEEWDPCHGLKMRYANPVDGGWAMPTIGTFLQLLPKGFATTPYRSTDATVYVGVEGAGRARIGDQVIEWAPRDVFVVPSWHEVVHEAHEDAVLFSYSDRPIQEKLGLFRERRGNA, from the coding sequence ATGAGCCTCGAGACGCCGCCAGCCACGACTGCGGAGCGACAGGCCTTCTACGACGCGATCGAGCCCGAGTCGATGCGCGCTCTGTGGTCGGTCATGGCGGGGATCATCACGCCGGAACCAAGGTCCGACTGCGTGCCGGTCAAATGGTCTTACGACAGCGTCCGCGCCAGGCTACTGGAGGCGGCGGACCTAATTACCGCGAAAGAGGCCGAGCGGCGGGTTCTGATCCTGGAGAACCCCGGGCTCAAGGGGTCGTCGAAGGTCACGACATCTCTCTATTGCGGCATCCAGTGCGTCATGCCGGGCGAGGTCGCCCCGGCCCACCGGCACACTCAGTCCGCGCTGCGGTTCGTGTTGGAGAGCGCGGGCGGCTTTACCGCCGTGGGTGGGGAAAAGACCGAGATGTCGTTCGGCGATTTCGTCATCACGCCCAACTGGGAGTGGCACGACCACGGCAACGACACGGACGCGCCGATCTTCTGGCTCGACGGGCTCGACATTCCAGTGGTTCAGTTCCTCGATGCCAGCTTCGCAGAGGGACTGGGCGAGGACCAGCAGGCGATCACGCAGCCAACGGGGGACAGTATCGCCCGCTACGGCGCCAACATGCTGCCGCTGGGCTACGAGAAAGCGACTCCGACCTCGCCGATCTTCAACTATCCCTATGAGCGGTCGCGCGAGGCACTGGAGCAGATGCGCAAGGCCGAGGAATGGGATCCGTGCCACGGGCTGAAGATGCGCTACGCGAATCCGGTCGACGGGGGCTGGGCCATGCCCACCATCGGCACCTTCCTGCAGCTTCTCCCGAAAGGCTTCGCCACCACGCCATACCGCTCGACCGACGCGACGGTCTACGTCGGTGTGGAAGGTGCCGGGCGCGCCCGGATTGGTGATCAGGTCATCGAGTGGGCGCCGCGCGACGTGTTCGTCGTGCCCTCCTGGCACGAGGTCGTGCATGAGGCGCACGAAGACGCCGTCCTTTTCTCGTATTCCGACCGTCCGATCCAGGAGAAGCTGGGCCTCTTTCGCGAGCGGAGGGGCAACGCATGA
- a CDS encoding fumarylacetoacetate hydrolase family protein, whose product MSYVFPPPPQASVAVRGTADRFPVRRIFCVGRNYAAHAREMGRDPDREPPFFFTKPADAVVDTPATIPYPPETDNLHYEIELVVAIGRAGTDIPEEAVMDHLWGATVGIDLTRRDLQLQAREQGRPWDWGKAFDRSAPMAPLVPIAGVPSVEQGHIWLAVDGEVKQDADLSDLIWSVREHVSILSRSMALAPGDLVMTGTPAGVGPVGPGDRITGAVDGLAEIEISIGARA is encoded by the coding sequence ATGAGCTACGTCTTCCCGCCTCCGCCCCAGGCGAGCGTTGCGGTGCGCGGCACCGCTGACCGCTTTCCGGTCCGCCGGATCTTCTGCGTCGGGAGGAACTACGCGGCCCATGCCCGTGAGATGGGCCGCGACCCGGACCGCGAACCGCCCTTCTTCTTCACCAAGCCCGCCGACGCGGTCGTCGATACGCCCGCGACCATTCCCTATCCGCCGGAAACGGACAACCTGCACTACGAGATCGAGCTCGTGGTCGCCATTGGCCGGGCGGGCACGGACATTCCCGAAGAAGCCGTTATGGACCATCTGTGGGGCGCGACGGTGGGGATCGATCTGACACGCCGGGACCTCCAACTTCAGGCCCGGGAGCAAGGGCGCCCATGGGACTGGGGCAAGGCCTTCGATCGCTCTGCGCCCATGGCGCCTTTGGTGCCGATCGCAGGCGTTCCGAGCGTCGAACAGGGGCACATCTGGCTTGCCGTTGACGGTGAGGTGAAACAGGACGCGGATCTCTCCGATCTCATCTGGTCGGTACGCGAGCACGTCTCGATCCTGTCCCGCTCCATGGCGCTGGCACCTGGTGATCTGGTGATGACAGGGACGCCCGCGGGCGTTGGTCCGGTCGGTCCCGGCGACCGAATCACAGGCGCGGTGGATGGACTTGCCGAGATCGAGATTTCGATAGGAGCCCGGGCGTGA
- the maiA gene encoding maleylacetoacetate isomerase: protein MTLVLHNFFRSSTSFRVRAALNMKGLSYDYVSYALRKGEARAPGYLALNPQGLVPTLETPRGSLTQSLAILEWLDETSPEPPLLPDDAWGRARVRSLAHAVALDIHPVNNLRILFALRDRFGADEAAQADWFRHWVAEGFTAIEARLAQESETGSFCHGEVPGLADLCLVGQCLNNRRFDVDMSPYPTIARIHAACMALPPFAEAAPENQPDAA from the coding sequence GTGACCCTGGTCCTCCACAACTTCTTTCGCTCGTCGACCTCGTTCCGGGTGCGCGCCGCGCTCAACATGAAAGGGCTGTCCTATGACTACGTATCCTATGCCCTCCGCAAGGGGGAGGCGCGTGCTCCAGGCTACCTTGCGCTGAACCCGCAAGGCTTGGTGCCTACACTGGAAACGCCTCGTGGGTCGCTGACGCAGTCTCTCGCTATCCTCGAATGGCTGGATGAGACCAGCCCCGAGCCACCGCTGCTTCCGGATGATGCGTGGGGCCGTGCGCGTGTGCGGAGCCTCGCGCACGCGGTCGCCCTCGACATCCATCCCGTAAACAATCTCCGGATCCTTTTCGCCCTACGGGACCGTTTTGGCGCCGATGAGGCCGCGCAGGCAGACTGGTTCCGCCACTGGGTCGCCGAGGGCTTCACTGCCATCGAGGCGCGCCTCGCGCAGGAGTCCGAGACCGGGTCGTTCTGCCATGGCGAGGTGCCCGGCCTCGCTGATCTGTGCCTGGTGGGACAATGCCTGAACAACCGCCGGTTCGACGTCGACATGTCGCCTTATCCAACGATCGCCCGGATCCACGCTGCCTGCATGGCGCTGCCTCCTTTTGCGGAAGCCGCACCCGAAAACCAACCGGACGCCGCCTAA
- a CDS encoding TAXI family TRAP transporter solute-binding subunit: MKQLLTAALLSLAVPVNAQTVSIATLPQGSVWNTMGNVIAGAVRDDGVRMVVQPYGGNLAMMQALEQDLAEFSINDINDVIAAAQGIDHYDGQALNDLRVVAKLNPLPIGLYVRTDSGMTDMSELEGKRVSSGWDAFPLANSHVAAILSTGGLSYDDVTGVPVPGLIRGSDDLASGRTDAAFFAVGGPKVAEVAATVDGVRFLAGASDEAALERIQAIRPAFYFSEVQPAPFRVGVEEPMMMVTWDNVLLAGAHVSDETVTAMLEALAARSAEMGEAYPPLRAFSIEQAYVNYPGATWHPGAVAFFEGRGIAQQDL; the protein is encoded by the coding sequence ATGAAACAGCTTCTGACCGCAGCGCTCCTGTCGCTCGCCGTGCCTGTGAACGCGCAAACCGTCTCGATCGCGACACTGCCGCAAGGCTCGGTCTGGAACACCATGGGCAACGTCATAGCCGGGGCAGTGCGCGACGATGGCGTCCGCATGGTCGTCCAGCCCTATGGCGGTAACCTCGCCATGATGCAGGCTCTGGAGCAGGATCTCGCGGAGTTCTCCATCAACGACATCAATGACGTGATCGCCGCTGCACAGGGCATCGACCACTATGACGGTCAGGCGCTGAACGACCTGCGGGTCGTCGCCAAGCTCAACCCGCTGCCGATCGGGCTCTACGTGCGGACCGACAGCGGCATGACGGACATGAGCGAACTTGAAGGCAAGCGCGTCTCCTCCGGCTGGGACGCATTCCCGCTGGCCAACTCACACGTCGCCGCAATTCTTTCGACCGGTGGGCTAAGCTACGATGATGTCACCGGAGTACCTGTGCCCGGTCTGATCCGCGGCTCAGATGATCTCGCGTCGGGGCGGACCGATGCCGCATTCTTCGCGGTTGGTGGGCCGAAGGTGGCAGAGGTCGCCGCAACGGTCGATGGCGTTCGCTTTCTGGCGGGCGCATCTGACGAGGCCGCGCTGGAGCGGATACAGGCGATCCGCCCGGCGTTCTACTTCTCTGAAGTGCAGCCGGCGCCGTTTCGCGTCGGCGTCGAAGAGCCAATGATGATGGTGACATGGGACAACGTCCTGCTCGCCGGCGCGCATGTCTCAGATGAAACGGTCACTGCGATGCTCGAAGCACTGGCCGCGCGCAGTGCAGAGATGGGCGAGGCCTACCCTCCGCTCCGCGCCTTTTCGATCGAGCAGGCCTACGTGAACTATCCCGGTGCCACCTGGCATCCGGGTGCCGTCGCCTTCTTTGAGGGTCGGGGTATCGCCCAGCAGGATCTCTGA